The following nucleotide sequence is from Streptomyces sp. HUAS CB01.
AGGAAGTTCTCTGCCCCAATCGACACGCGGGACAGCCGGAACGACGTGTTCGAGAAATCGGCATTGATGAGGGACAGCCCGTCCGCGACCTGCGTTCCGCTGCCGACCGCGCTGAGGAACGGGGTGTCGTGCTTGACCATTTCGCCGAAGTTCGAACCGGTCTGCCGCACCCCGCGAAGGTCGTAGCCCAGCCAACGCAGGTAGTGGACGATGTAGGAGGTGCCGCCGAAGAGAACGTTGTAGAACTTGACGTTCGTCGTGCGGGCGATCGCGCGGTGGATCCAGTAGTGGAATCCGTACAGCGGGTAGACCTTGTCCGGCTTGATGAAGAGGTTCAGCACGCGCGGAACGGTTCCCACGAACACGAGGCCGACGAGCAACGCGCCGAAGAAGGACACGGCGGATATGACCAGCGCGTCGTCGCGGTAGAACGCCCAGCTCGTGAAGGAGACCGGTCCCGCGGCCAACAGCGTGACGAGCTGCGGGATCTTCGTGAGCGCGCGGACCACGACGAACGTCAGCGGCGTACCCACCAGAAGCAGGTTCACCAGCTGCAAGGTCGCGAAGACGACCCGTCGCCGGGTGCTGACGTCCATCGTGGGGATCCGCTGGCAGTCAACGTCGGTCGGCTGCGCGGGGGAGCCGTGCCAGCGCTCCCCGTCGGGCACGGTCTGTCCGGCGTGCAGCGAGGAGGAGTGCCCCAGCTGGGCCCCGTCACCCAGCGAGGTCCAGATGTCGAGCACCGTCATCTCGCCGACAAGCGCGTCCTTGCCGAGGCTGACCGCGCCCGTCTGAATAATGCCGTTGTGGGCCCGGTAGCCGTTGAAGAACGAATCCTTCCGGATCACCGCGCCGTCGCCGATGCTGAGCAGGTCGGTGCACACGGGCACGTTCCTGGAGAAGATGACGGCGCCGCGCCCGACCTTCGCGCCCAGTGCCCTCAGGTAGAGAACGTAGAGCGGTGAACCGACGAACAGCGCCATCGGGTTCCGCTGGACCAGGGTCTTGACGAGCCAGAAGCGGAAGTACGCCATGCTCCAGACGCGGATCTGCTGCCGCTTCCACCGGCCAATGAGCACCCACTTGAGCAGGATCGGAAGGGCGCAGAGGCCGAGGAACATCGCGCCGCCGTACGCGACCGCCCGCAGGTAGGTGTCGACCAGGTTCGGGCTGGCCGAGACCCATTCGTAGCCCTTCACCGCGACGCTCACGGTAAGGGCGGGATAGCCGAGGAGGAACAGGAGCTGCAACGCCCCGCAGAGGACGTACTCACCATTGCGCGCCCGCCTCGGCGGCTCACTGAGAGCCACCGGAGTTGCTGGCTGCGAGGCAGGCCTGGTTTTGGTGTCGGTTTTGGGGTCGGTTTTGGTGTCGGTTTTGGTATCGGCGAGGGCGGCCGCAAGCCCTCGAATCGTCGGGTGCTTGTAGATGTCCGGCATCGACACCGAAGGCAGATCGGCCTGCTTGCGCACCCGGGCGCAGAAGCGGGCCATCAACATCGAGTCGGCACCGAGATCATCAAAGAAATGGCTGTCAACCGACACGTGCTCGGTGCCCACGATATCGGTCAGCACCTCCGCGAAGCGTTGCTCACATTTGGCGAGAGTGATCAGATTGCCAGCCGGATCAGCGATCAAGACGTCGCCGGCGAGGGCGGCCGCAAGCCCTCGAATCGTCGGGTGCTTGTAGACGTCCGGCATCGACACCGAAGGCAGATCGGCCTGCTTGCGCACCCGGGCGCAGAAACGGGCCATCAACATCGAGTCGGCACCGAGATCATCAAAGAAATGGCTGTCAACCGACACGTGCTCGGTGCCCACGATATCGGCCAGCACCTCCGCGAAGCGTTGCTCACATTTGGCGAGAGTGATCAGATTGCCAGCCGGATCAGCGATCAAGACGTCGCCGGCGAGGGCGGCCGCAAGCCCTCGAATCGTCGGGTGCTTGTAGACGTCCGGCATCGACACCGAAGGCAGATCGGCCTGCTTGCGCACCCGGGCGCAGAAACGGGCCATCAACATCGAGTCGGCACCGAGATCATCAAAGAAATGGCTGTCAACCGACACGTGCTCGGTGCCCACGATATCGGCCAGCACCTCCGCGAAGCGTTGCTCACATTTGGCGAGAGTGATCAGATTGCCAGCCGGATCAGCGATCAAGACATCGTGGGAGTTCCCCATCAGCTGGGTCCCTTGCAAAATCAGAGTGGTCGATGCAGGCGCGCTGAACTACATGAAAGAGGTCCACGCACTTACATGGACTGCTATGGGAGCTGGGGCCGGAACACAGCTAAGTGATCGCCCACCTTGACCGTGGCGGTTTTGGCTGGCCTTACTCAACGGTCTGATCCGGCCGACTAGATCGACAATCACAACGCTTCCCTCGGCCGCAGCGGAAAGGGGCTGGCCATGCATCTTCCGCCCCCATCGGCAACCGCCGCTGCCGTTCATCCAGGTGCGGAAAGATCACACCGAACTTCGCGGCCAGTCCCGCCTCGATCTGCCCCGTCCCCGTAGCCAATCCTGGTCTCCTGAACAGTGGCCGCCAAACAGAAAACCACGGTCTTTGTCTCAGGGTACGACTGTGTGCGGTACGCGCAAGAAGGCGAGCTGACCCCCGCCGAGCAGGAGAGGCAAAAGCGGGTGCGGCTGGAGGCGGCCGAGCGGTTCGATGCCGCGGAACCTGTAACCGGGTGATCGAGGTGCCGCCTCGTCAGGCTGGCATGTAGTCAGCCCGTAACCTCGGGGTTTCCACCCCGGCCTATGAGCCCAATGCCGGAAGGTTACGGCCTGCGGATCATTGACTCGCTGTCTTGATCTTTGATGGGAGGGCGATGCCGGTCGCGCTCGCGTGGTCGTAGAGGTGTTCCAGGGCGGTGAGCTGGCAGTCGGCGGGTTCGGCCCTCGGCTGTGCGGTGAGACACATGAGGGGCAGGGCGGGTCCACTCCACGGCTCGGCCTGCGGTGCGCATCAGTTCACGGATCTTGTACCCGTAGGTCTCGGCGAGACCCTCCACGGCGTAGCACAGCACCTCGTCGCCGTCGTAGTCGCCTTCGCAGGCGTCCAGGCCGTCGAGTACGCCGAGGGCCACGGCCTCGGCCGCGTCAGGCATGCCCAGCGCCGGACGGCGACGGACATCGGCCTCGTACTGCTCGATGATCGGCTCGATCAGACGGCTCACGGCCTCGTATCCGTCGGTGTACCCGAAGCCCGGGCGATATCCGGTGCCCAGATGGTCGCTGTCCAGCGTGCGCAGGGCCTGCTCGACCTCGGCCGCCGTCCCCTCCTGAAGAGCGGTTAGTTCGACGCGGGCACGCGGGGCGAGCAAGTGGACGGCCAATCCGTCGGGATCCCGCCGTACCTGACAGGCGGCCGGGGCGCATCACCTGTCCGCCGTGAGCCGACTGCAGGGAACGGCTGCGACGTTCGCGACCAGCGAGACAGCGATGCCGGTTCGAACACTGGCGGGTTGGCACTTCAAAGGTGTAGACGGCCTCCACGGTGATCCGCGATCGCAGTGACCACCGCACACCACCGCCACCCCGCCCCGATCCCTGCCCTCGCGACCGTCCGGGGCCAACGCCGGGCACGCACGCACGAATGAAAGCCCACTCTTGAATAAGTCCAGGTTGGCGCGCCGGCTTATGACGGGGCGGATCGCGGTTAGCTCACACGGGTCCCGCCGCCGGGCCGGCCCCCGGGCGCCACGGCAGTATCTCCAGTTCGAGCTGAAGACTCAGCGCCAGCTGTGCGGTGCCCGGAACCCGGGCTCGCGCTCCAGGCGGCGCCAGCCCGCCTTCGCGCGGCCCCGGTGGGCCGGGGTCGGGGCGGAGGGCCGGACGGCCGCGCGGGCGAGCAGGATCGCCGTGATGGCGGCGACTTCCTCCGGCTCGGCGTGACCTTTCTCGACGCGAATGTCAGGGAGGTTCATGGGTGTCAGTCTCCGTGGACGAGGTTTCCGCGGGGGTACCGCGAAGGATCCGCTGGGTTACTGCGGGGGGTTGCCGTGCTTGCGGGACGGCAGGTCGGCGTGCTTGGTGTGGAGCATCGCGAGGGACTCGACGAGGACCTCGCGGGTCTCCGCGGGGTCGATCACGTCGTCCACCAGGCCGCGCTCGGCCGCGTAATACGGGTGCATGAGCTCGGACTTGTACTCCTTGACCATGCGGGCCCGCATGGCGTCGGGGTCGTCGGCCCCGGCGATCTGACGGCGGAAGATGACGTTGGCGGCGCCCTCCGCGCCCATCACGGCGATCTCGTTCGTCGGCCAGGCATAGGTCAGGTCCGCGCCGATGGACTGGCTGTCCATGACGATGTAGGCGCCTCCGTACGCCTTGCGCAGGATCAGCGAGATCCGCGGCACCGTCGCGTTGCAGTAGGCGTACAGCAGCTTCGCGCCGTGCCGGATGATCCCGCCGTGCTCCTGGTCGACACCCGGGAGGAAGCCCGGCACATCGAGAAGGGTGAGAAGCGGGATGCTGAACGCGTCGCACATCTGCACGAAGCGTGCCGCCTTCTCGGACGCCTCGATGTCCAGCACACCGGCCAGCACCTGCGGCTGGTTGGCGACGATGCCGACCACCTGGCCGTCCAGCCGGGCCAGCGCGCACACGATGTTCCGCGCCCAGCGCTCATGGACCTCCAGGTACTCGCCGTCGTCGACGATCTCCTCGATCACCCTCGCCATGTCGTACGGCCGGTTGCCGTCCGCCGGGACCAGGTCCGGCAACACCTCGCTACGACGGTCGACCGCGTCCGTGCACTCCACCCGGGGCGGGTTCTCGCGGTTGTTCTGCGGCAGCAGCGACAACAGGTAGCGCACCTCGGCGATGCACGTCTCCTCGTCGTCGTACGCGAAGTGGCACACACCGGAGGTCTCCGCGTGCACGTCCGCGCCGCCCAGGCCGTTCTGGGTAATGTCCTCGCCCGTCACCGCCTTGACCACGTCCGGGCCGGTGATGAACATCTGCGAGGTCTCGCGGACCATGAACACGAAGTCCGTCAGCGCCGGGCTGTACGCCGCGCCGCCCGCGCACGGGCCGAGCATCACGCTGATCTGCGGGATCACCCCGGACGCCCTGGTGTTGCGCTGGAAGATGCCGCCGTAACCGGCCAGCGCCGAGACACCCTCCTGGATACGGGCACCCGCACCGTCGTTCAGCGACACCAGTGGCGCGCCCGCCGCGATGGCCATGTCCATGATCTTGTGGATCTTCGTGGCGTGCGCCTCGCCCAGCGCACCGCCGAAGATCCGGAAGTCATGGGCGTAGACGAAGACCGTACGACCCTCCACCGTGCCCCAACCGGTGATCACACCGTCGGAGTACGGCTTCTTGGCCTCCAGGCCGAAACCGGTCGCGCGGTGCCGGCGCAACTGCTCGACCTCCCGGAAGGAGCCCGGGTCCAGGAGCAGCTCGATCCGCTCCCGGGCGGTCAGCTTGCCCTTGGCGTGCTGCGCCGCGGTCGCCTTCTCGCTCGGGCCGGCCAACGCCTGCGCACGGATCTCGTGCAGCTCGGCGATCCGTCCGCGCGCGTCGGCGGGCATCGTTTCCGTGGTCACCGCGTCGCCTCCATGTCCTCGTCCGTCGTCGTCGGTGGGTCGGTCAGGTGACGACGGCGTGCAGTCCGCCGTCGACGTGCAGCACCTCACCGGTGGTCATGGGCAGCCAGTCCGACAGCAGGGCGACGCACGCCCGGGCCGCGGGAGCGGGATCGTGCACGTCCCAGGGCAGCGGAGGCCGGCTGCTCCAGATGTCCTCCAAGCGCTGAGAGCCCGGGATGGCCCGGGCGGCCATGGTGCGGACGAAGCCGGCCGCCACGAGGTTGACGCGGATGCGCCGCGTGCCCAGGTACAGCGCGAGATAGCGGGTCACGGACTCCAGCGCCGCCTTGGACACCCCCATCCAGTCGTATCCCGGCCACGCCTGCCCGGCGTCGTAGTCGAGCCCCACCACCGAGGCCCCCTCGGACATCACCGGCAGGCAGGAGGTGACCAGGGACTTGAGGGAGTAGGCCGAGATCTCCAGTGCCGTCGCCGCGTCGGACCAGGAGGTGTCGAGGAAGGCCCCGCCGAGCGCGGTCTGCGGGGCGAAGGCCACCGAGTGCAGGATGCCGTCCAGGCCGCCCAGTTCGGCGCGCACCGCCTCGGCCAGTCCGGCCAGGTCCGCCTCGTCGGTGACGTCCAGCCGGAGCACCTGCGGTGGCTGCGGGAGCCGTTCGGCCATGCTCTGCGTGATGGACATCGCGCGCCCGAAGGAGGTGAGCACGATCCGTGCGCCCTCCTGCTGGGCGAGCCGGGCCACGTGGAAGGCGATCGACGTCTCCGTGAGGACACCGGTGATCAGCAGCCGTTTCCCGGCGAGCAACCCGGTCACGAGCCCATCCCCAGGCCGCCGCCGACCGGGATCAGGCCGCCCGTGACGTAGGACGCCTCCTCGCCGGCGAGAAAGCGGACCACGCTCGCCACCTCCTCGGGAGTGCCCGCGCGTCGCAGGGCCGTCATGGAGATCAGCTCCTCGCGCCGACGGTCGCTGACCCCGGCCGACATGTCGGTGCTGATGAATCCGGGGGCGACCACGTTGACGGTGATCCCGCGTCCGCCCAGTTCGTGGGCGAGGGACCGGGCCAGCCCGATCAGCCCGCTCTTGGACGCCGCGTAGTTCGCCTGCCCGGGGGAGCCGAGCGTGCCCATGACGGAGGAGACGAACACCATCCGCCCCCAGCGGTTCGCGAGCATGCCGGGAACGGCCCGCCTCGCCACCCGGAACGTCCCCACCAGATTGGTGTCGAGCGGGACGGTGAAGTCCTGGTCGGTCATCTGGACGGCCAGCTTGTCGTGGGTGACTCCTGCGTTGGCGACCAGCACGTCGACCGGCCCGTGGACCCGCTCGACCTCGGCGAACGCGGCGTCCAGCGAGGCGGCGTCGGTGACGTCGCAGCGGACACCGAGGACGCCCTCGGGCGCGGGTCCGTCGCGGTGGCTCACCGCCACTTGGTCGCCCTGCTCCGCGAAAGCCCGGGCGATGGCCAGGCCGATGCCCCGGTTGCCTCCGGTGACGAAGACCGACCGGTCGCTCATGACGCGCGGAAGGCCGTCGTGACGGCGTCGTACAGGTCGGCGACGGTTCCGCTGGTCTTGAGGTCCTCCGTCGGCACGTCGAAGCCGAACTGCTTCTTCACCGCCAGCGCGACCTCGATGAGGGCCAGGGAGTCCAGCTCCATGTCCTCGAGCACGGCGTCGGAGACGATCCGGTCACGGGGCACGTCGAACTTCTCCACGATGATCTCTGCGATCTGCTCGAACGTCGGCTGCGTGGCGTCACTCATGTCGGTCGCCCTTCCAGGTGGCGTGAACGTGTGGGATCAGTGGGTTTTCAGACGGTTCTCAGGGAGGGCCAGGTCAGTGCCGTGGCTCCCCAGGTCGCGCCACCGCCGAAGGCGGTCAGCACCACGCGGGCGCCGGGGAGGAGTTCGCCGGCGGACTGGCCATGGGCCAGGGCGAGCGGGATCGACGCGGCCGCCGTGTTGCCGACCTTGTCGAGATGGATCACGATCCGGTCCCGGGGGACGTCCAGCTGCTCCCCCACCGCGTGCAGGATGCGCGAGTTGGCCTGATGGCCGACGAGCCGGTCCACTTCCTCCGTGCGCCATCCGGCGTCCGCGAGCGCCGTGCGGGACGCCTCGGCCATCCGGGTCACCGCGTGGGCGAAGACCTCCTGCCCCGCCATGGAGAAGTGGGCGTCGGCACGGGTGGGCGGCACGTCCGTCGAGCGTGTCTCGGAGCCGCCGGCGCGCACGGTGATCAGGTCGGTGA
It contains:
- a CDS encoding Pls/PosA family non-ribosomal peptide synthetase, with the protein product MADPAGNLITLAKCEQRFAEVLADIVGTEHVSVDSHFFDDLGADSMLMARFCARVRKQADLPSVSMPDVYKHPTIRGLAAALAGDVLIADPAGNLITLAKCEQRFAEVLADIVGTEHVSVDSHFFDDLGADSMLMARFCARVRKQADLPSVSMPDVYKHPTIRGLAAALAGDVLIADPAGNLITLAKCEQRFAEVLTDIVGTEHVSVDSHFFDDLGADSMLMARFCARVRKQADLPSVSMPDIYKHPTIRGLAAALADTKTDTKTDPKTDTKTRPASQPATPVALSEPPRRARNGEYVLCGALQLLFLLGYPALTVSVAVKGYEWVSASPNLVDTYLRAVAYGGAMFLGLCALPILLKWVLIGRWKRQQIRVWSMAYFRFWLVKTLVQRNPMALFVGSPLYVLYLRALGAKVGRGAVIFSRNVPVCTDLLSIGDGAVIRKDSFFNGYRAHNGIIQTGAVSLGKDALVGEMTVLDIWTSLGDGAQLGHSSSLHAGQTVPDGERWHGSPAQPTDVDCQRIPTMDVSTRRRVVFATLQLVNLLLVGTPLTFVVVRALTKIPQLVTLLAAGPVSFTSWAFYRDDALVISAVSFFGALLVGLVFVGTVPRVLNLFIKPDKVYPLYGFHYWIHRAIARTTNVKFYNVLFGGTSYIVHYLRWLGYDLRGVRQTGSNFGEMVKHDTPFLSAVGSGTQVADGLSLINADFSNTSFRLSRVSIGAENFLGNMITYTAQGKTGDNCLLATKVLVPLDGQLREGVGLLGAPSFEIPRSVKRDQQLEVDSEDELRDRLRAKNVHNSISMALLLLMRWILFFVGTVLYLAAIDLWASLGVLAFALATAGIFVFTVAYNVLIEQLIRPLQALRPQGCSIYDRAFWRHERFWKLSNNNYLNVFNGTPLKNVLWRLAGMRIGRRVFDDGFRAPERTFATVGDDCTLNADSVIQCHSQEDGGFKSDRTAIGAGCTLGVGAWVHYGVTMGDGAVLATASFLMKGEEMPPHELWGGNPAKKMREQSADLQVRGISLDDCAAVLVRGD
- a CDS encoding acyl-CoA carboxylase subunit epsilon, which translates into the protein MNLPDIRVEKGHAEPEEVAAITAILLARAAVRPSAPTPAHRGRAKAGWRRLEREPGFRAPHSWR
- a CDS encoding acyl-CoA carboxylase subunit beta → MPADARGRIAELHEIRAQALAGPSEKATAAQHAKGKLTARERIELLLDPGSFREVEQLRRHRATGFGLEAKKPYSDGVITGWGTVEGRTVFVYAHDFRIFGGALGEAHATKIHKIMDMAIAAGAPLVSLNDGAGARIQEGVSALAGYGGIFQRNTRASGVIPQISVMLGPCAGGAAYSPALTDFVFMVRETSQMFITGPDVVKAVTGEDITQNGLGGADVHAETSGVCHFAYDDEETCIAEVRYLLSLLPQNNRENPPRVECTDAVDRRSEVLPDLVPADGNRPYDMARVIEEIVDDGEYLEVHERWARNIVCALARLDGQVVGIVANQPQVLAGVLDIEASEKAARFVQMCDAFSIPLLTLLDVPGFLPGVDQEHGGIIRHGAKLLYAYCNATVPRISLILRKAYGGAYIVMDSQSIGADLTYAWPTNEIAVMGAEGAANVIFRRQIAGADDPDAMRARMVKEYKSELMHPYYAAERGLVDDVIDPAETREVLVESLAMLHTKHADLPSRKHGNPPQ
- the fabI gene encoding enoyl-ACP reductase FabI; translation: MTGLLAGKRLLITGVLTETSIAFHVARLAQQEGARIVLTSFGRAMSITQSMAERLPQPPQVLRLDVTDEADLAGLAEAVRAELGGLDGILHSVAFAPQTALGGAFLDTSWSDAATALEISAYSLKSLVTSCLPVMSEGASVVGLDYDAGQAWPGYDWMGVSKAALESVTRYLALYLGTRRIRVNLVAAGFVRTMAARAIPGSQRLEDIWSSRPPLPWDVHDPAPAARACVALLSDWLPMTTGEVLHVDGGLHAVVT
- the fabG gene encoding 3-oxoacyl-ACP reductase FabG, with the translated sequence MSDRSVFVTGGNRGIGLAIARAFAEQGDQVAVSHRDGPAPEGVLGVRCDVTDAASLDAAFAEVERVHGPVDVLVANAGVTHDKLAVQMTDQDFTVPLDTNLVGTFRVARRAVPGMLANRWGRMVFVSSVMGTLGSPGQANYAASKSGLIGLARSLAHELGGRGITVNVVAPGFISTDMSAGVSDRRREELISMTALRRAGTPEEVASVVRFLAGEEASYVTGGLIPVGGGLGMGS
- a CDS encoding acyl carrier protein, producing the protein MSDATQPTFEQIAEIIVEKFDVPRDRIVSDAVLEDMELDSLALIEVALAVKKQFGFDVPTEDLKTSGTVADLYDAVTTAFRAS